The Pseudomonas sp. G2-4 genome window below encodes:
- the trkA gene encoding Trk system potassium transporter TrkA produces the protein MKIIILGAGQVGGSLAEHLASEANDITVVDTDGERLRDLGDRLDIRTVQGRGSLPTVLRQAGADDADMLVAVTNSDETNMVACQVAHTLFHTPTKIARVREAAYLTRADLFDNEAIPVDVLISPEQVVTNYIKRLIEHPGALQVIDFAEGKAQLVAVKAYYGGPLVGQQLRQLREHMPNVETRVAAIFRRDRPILPQGDTVIEADDEVFFIAAKANIRAVMSEMRRLDENYKRIVIAGGGQIGERLAEAIESRYQVKIIEMNPARCRYLSDTLDSTVVLQGSASDRDLLMEENIADADIFLALTNDDEANIMSSLLAKRLGAKKVMTIINNPAYVDLIQGGDIDIAISPQLATIGTLLAHVRRGDIVSVHSLRRGAAEAIEAIAHGDAKSSKVIGKAIRDLGLPPGTTIGAIIRDEQVLIAHDDTTIQTGDHVILFLVDKKHIRDVEKLFHVGLSFF, from the coding sequence ATGAAAATCATCATCCTCGGCGCAGGACAGGTCGGCGGTTCGCTGGCGGAGCATCTGGCCAGTGAAGCCAACGACATCACCGTGGTCGACACCGACGGCGAACGCCTGCGCGACCTCGGTGACCGCCTCGACATCCGCACCGTACAAGGCCGGGGTTCCTTGCCCACGGTGCTGCGCCAGGCCGGTGCCGACGATGCCGACATGCTGGTGGCCGTGACCAACAGCGATGAAACCAACATGGTCGCCTGCCAGGTCGCCCACACCTTGTTCCACACCCCGACCAAAATCGCCCGGGTGCGCGAAGCGGCCTACTTGACCCGCGCCGACCTGTTCGACAACGAAGCGATTCCGGTGGACGTGCTGATCAGCCCCGAGCAGGTGGTGACCAACTACATCAAGCGCCTGATCGAGCACCCAGGGGCGTTGCAGGTGATCGACTTTGCCGAAGGCAAGGCCCAACTGGTGGCGGTCAAGGCCTACTACGGCGGACCGTTGGTGGGCCAGCAACTGCGTCAGTTGCGCGAGCACATGCCGAATGTGGAGACACGGGTCGCGGCGATTTTCCGCCGTGACCGACCGATTCTGCCCCAGGGCGATACGGTGATCGAAGCGGACGACGAAGTATTTTTCATCGCCGCCAAAGCGAATATTCGTGCGGTGATGAGCGAAATGCGCCGCCTCGACGAGAACTACAAGCGCATCGTCATCGCCGGCGGCGGACAGATCGGCGAGCGCCTGGCCGAAGCCATCGAAAGCCGCTACCAGGTCAAGATCATCGAGATGAACCCGGCGCGCTGCCGCTACCTCTCGGACACCCTCGACAGCACCGTGGTGCTGCAAGGCAGCGCCTCCGACCGCGACCTGCTGATGGAAGAAAACATCGCCGACGCTGACATCTTCCTGGCCCTGACCAACGACGACGAAGCCAACATCATGTCGTCGCTATTGGCCAAGCGCCTGGGGGCGAAGAAGGTCATGACCATCATCAACAACCCGGCCTACGTCGACCTGATCCAGGGCGGCGACATCGACATCGCCATCAGCCCGCAACTGGCGACCATCGGCACCTTGCTCGCCCACGTGCGCCGCGGCGACATCGTCAGCGTGCACTCCCTGCGCCGCGGCGCGGCCGAAGCCATCGAGGCCATTGCCCACGGCGACGCCAAGTCCAGCAAAGTCATCGGCAAAGCCATCCGCGACCTCGGCCTGCCGCCCGGCACCACCATCGGCGCAATCATCCGCGACGAACAAGTCCTGATCGCCCACGACGACACCACCATCCAGACCGGCGACCATGTGATCCTGTTCCTGGTGGACAAGAAGCACATTCGCGACGTCGAAAAACTGTTCCATGTGGGGTTGAGCTTTTTCTGA
- the fos gene encoding fosfomycin resistance glutathione transferase — protein MLTGLNHLTLAVVNLSRSIEFYVALPGFRLAARWETGAYLSLGDLWLCLSLDESRVAKKQPDYTHYAFSVGQDYFEEVTAYLRLRNVIEWKSNSSEGNSFYFSDPDGHRLEVHVGSLASRLEQCRRQPYAGMEFFD, from the coding sequence ATGTTAACCGGCTTGAATCATCTTACGTTGGCGGTTGTGAACCTCTCTCGCAGCATTGAGTTTTATGTGGCTCTGCCCGGCTTTAGATTGGCTGCCCGCTGGGAGACGGGGGCTTATCTTTCCCTCGGTGATCTCTGGCTTTGTCTGTCTCTCGATGAGAGCCGTGTGGCGAAAAAACAGCCTGATTACACCCACTATGCGTTTTCGGTGGGGCAGGATTATTTTGAAGAAGTCACCGCTTATTTGCGGCTTCGTAACGTTATTGAGTGGAAATCCAATTCGAGCGAAGGTAACTCGTTTTATTTTTCGGATCCCGATGGGCATCGCCTGGAAGTCCATGTAGGCAGCCTGGCTTCAAGGCTTGAGCAATGCCGGCGCCAGCCGTATGCAGGTATGGAGTTTTTTGACTGA
- a CDS encoding ferric reductase-like transmembrane domain-containing protein gives MNTQSYRPQGWQLFSLIAALVVAMSVAAVAAQPDLVEGLRSAIRATARSSFALFLIAFTASAFAVLVPSPLAKALVRERRFIGLAFAFSHLVHAVLIYAYGQLNTEFWPARTVANNIPGGTAYAFILLMALTSFKAPARLLGPKAWKALHVTGMWVIAAVFALSNFKRIPMSDWYVLPFGLICAAVAIRLVGKLAMANKRSQARQASMRRAAVAS, from the coding sequence ATGAATACCCAATCCTACCGCCCTCAGGGCTGGCAGCTGTTCAGCCTGATCGCCGCCCTGGTGGTGGCAATGAGCGTCGCGGCTGTCGCGGCACAACCCGACCTTGTCGAGGGCCTGCGCAGCGCCATCCGCGCCACCGCCCGCTCCTCCTTCGCACTGTTTCTGATCGCGTTCACCGCGTCGGCCTTTGCCGTACTGGTGCCTTCACCGCTCGCCAAGGCACTGGTCCGGGAGAGACGCTTCATTGGCCTCGCCTTTGCCTTCTCCCACCTGGTGCATGCCGTGCTGATCTACGCCTATGGGCAGCTCAACACCGAGTTCTGGCCCGCCCGCACCGTTGCCAACAACATCCCGGGCGGGACCGCCTACGCCTTCATCCTGCTGATGGCCCTGACCTCATTCAAAGCGCCCGCCCGACTGCTGGGGCCCAAGGCCTGGAAGGCATTGCATGTCACAGGCATGTGGGTCATCGCCGCTGTATTTGCCCTCTCCAACTTCAAACGTATCCCGATGAGCGACTGGTACGTGCTGCCGTTCGGCCTAATCTGCGCCGCCGTGGCAATCCGCCTGGTCGGCAAGCTGGCCATGGCCAACAAACGCAGCCAAGCCAGGCAAGCGTCGATGCGCCGGGCAGCGGTCGCCTCCTGA
- a CDS encoding tetratricopeptide repeat protein — protein sequence MLESLEKMLAKGVDNALLRFGLGKGYLDLGEFPRAAEHFQRCVELDPKYSAAWKLLGKAHQGQGDLPAARQAWEQGLEAARAHGDKQAEKEMTVFLKKLDRHP from the coding sequence ATGCTCGAATCCCTGGAAAAAATGCTCGCCAAGGGCGTAGACAACGCCCTGCTACGCTTCGGCCTGGGCAAAGGCTACCTCGACCTCGGCGAATTCCCCCGCGCCGCCGAACACTTCCAACGCTGCGTCGAACTCGACCCCAAATACTCAGCCGCCTGGAAACTACTGGGCAAGGCCCACCAAGGCCAAGGCGACCTACCGGCCGCCCGCCAAGCCTGGGAACAAGGCCTCGAAGCCGCCCGCGCCCACGGCGACAAACAGGCGGAAAAGGAAATGACGGTGTTCCTGAAGAAGCTGGACCGTCATCCCTGA